The Candidatus Bathyarchaeota archaeon genome window below encodes:
- a CDS encoding DUF1610 domain-containing protein: MAEAEMPRCFWCNRPIPPGDLAVKFPCPNCGKIVIWRCSTCRSLSRPYKCPVCGFTGP; encoded by the coding sequence ATGGCTGAAGCGGAGATGCCTAGATGCTTCTGGTGCAACAGACCCATACCTCCAGGCGACCTAGCGGTGAAGTTCCCATGCCCAAACTGCGGGAAGATCGTCATATGGCGCTGTAGCACCTGTAGGTCTCTAAGCAGACCCTACAAGTGCCCTGTATGCGGCTTCACAGGCCCGTAG